The Paenibacillus sp. G2S3 region GTTGCTCTCCAGCGTTATATTCCTCATACAACTGAGCCCAGACTAAACATTCATACATGGTCTGCATGGGACTGTCTAAGCCATCTTCACGTGATTTTATAATGGCAGCTGATTTCGCTAATGCCTCACTGGCTTTGCGGTACTCCCCAAATACATAACCTGTCAAATATTGATATATCCAGACCAATTCTTGTATAAAATCAAAGGTATCTCCATGAACCGACTGTGCAAAATCAGGTTCGCTAATCTCGGCGATGTTAAATGGATCATCTACAGAACGATAACCTGTTAATCGGACTAGAATAGCCACAGCTATGATAGCCTGCTTACAATGAAGACTGTTGTTATGGCGCAGCAAATCTCCGGAATGAATAATTAACCGATCATAGATATCGCCTAACGGATGACCAAATTGCAAAAGGGAGGCACAGTTGATCAGCACATTCTGGTTACCCTTCCATAGGTCACCTGATTCCAGTCCCACTTTACCCGCTTTCTCGGTAAACATAAGGAGCATAGCTGGATCATAATGCCGCCAGCTATCGTAGCACAATGCGAACGAGGCTAAGGTTGTCATATGCACTTTCGGATAGGGTTCCGATAAGCTGCACGCCAGCATGGCCCATTTAAATGTTTCTTCATCATTACGGAAGTAATAGTATTGAAACATTGCATAGCCTATGAATCCAATGGATGCCTCCGGAGTCATCCCATAATCGAGCGTTAATTCAATCATGGTGAAGGAAGAAGCGAGCCACCCTTCGCGATTGACATAGAAGCAGGCATTGCTCGTATGATCTAAGGTGGACATTGCGACTCTACGAGCTTCATCCGTCATTGGCGGTAAAAGATTAAGCGATTCCAGTGAGACCTTCTGTAGTCTGCGCCGCAATCTTAACCATTGAAGCGTCAGTTGAACATAGCTAGGATTAAATTGATGGCTCACTTTCAGTAACGATAAGGTATGTCGACCTAAGGAGATAACTTCTTCATGGTTATCATTACTTGCTTCCAACTGAACCTTCATCGCGTAGATGTAAGCCTTATCTGTATTTGTCGCAGCTTTATGGATTAGCAGATGGAATAATTCATTCGCCTTGTCAAAATGTGAACATAAGTATTCGAGCTCGGCCCTCTCGCGAAATACGCGGAAGGTCAGCTCATAATGCGCCTCCCAACTCCGCTCCTCTAATAGTGCTGTTGCCTTAAGCATATATTGCAAGGAGGTCTCATGAGCGGTTGATTGCTTTGCGCTTATCCCTGCCCGTAAGTTCAGTTCTACCAGTTGAAGCCTCTGTTCCGGGCGATCTATCCACGCAAGCGCCTGATTCAAATGATGGACAGCTTCAAATAGGACTGTGCCTTCACTAACAGGGTTACGATCCAGCAATAGTGACCCAATCCTCCAATGCAGCTCTGGGCGCTCCTCTTCGGGAACAAGAGCATAAGCCGCCCGATGAATGTGGTTGTGCTGGAATTTAAAATGTGTATATTCCTCCCCGTTAACAGGTTGTAGCAAGCGTCCATTTACTGCGACTGCCAACGCTTCGGTCAATGTCTCTGCCGGAATTTCCGTAATTTCGACAAGCGTCCCCACATCGAATATGCTTCCCAGTAAAGCGGCTCTACTAAGTGCATACACCGTCTGATCAGGAAATTGCTGTAATTTACTTGAAAGGTATGCTGCTGCATTATCCGGAACATTCAATTCAGTAATGCGCTGGAGATCCCATTTCCAGCTTCGAATATCCTCGTCAAATTCCACTCGCTGATCATCAATCAAATCCTGAAGGAATTGCTTAATAAATAATGGATTCCCATCTGTCTTATGCAGAAGTACCCGCGCTAGCTTGTCCAAGTCAGCAGCCTCGTAACGCATAACATCCAGTAGCAGTTGTTTTAAATCGGTGAGCTCAAGCGCTTGTAGAGAAATTCTACTTATCACTACGTTGCGGTCTATCAAATGCTTTTCCAGCCTACTGAGTGGGTGCAGCCTCGTAATTTCCCGATCTCGATAGGAAAGAACGATTAGCATATGACTCGTGGCTGTGTCCTCTATAAGTGAAGTGAGATATTGCAGCGATGTTTCATCGGCCCATTGCAGATTGTCCAATATCAAGATCAAAGGATGATCCTCATGAGGAAAAAGTTGAATAAATCGGCTCATGATTAACTGAAATCGATGCTGAGCTTCCAGCGGCGGCAACGGGGGTACGGAAGGCTGGGGGCCAATCAAGAGCTCAAGTTTAGGAACGAGTTCAATCAGCAGTTGCCCGTAAATGTCTACAGCTTCTAAAATACGTAGCTTCCAAACCTCCACCTGCAGCTTCGTTTCCATCAGCAGTTGACTAACCAATTCTTCTATAACTTGATGCCAGATGCCATAAGGGAGTGAGGTATGTAGAGATTCGAATTCGCCTCTGGCGAAAAAACCATCCAAAGAAATCGAATTTCTAAGCGTTTCTTTTATAAAGGTTGTTTTGCCGATACCACTCTCGCCACTAAGCCAGACCGTCTTTACAGCACCTTGTGATGCTCGTTTCAGTGCTTCTCGTAAGCTTAGTTTCTCAAAATGCCTTCCGTAAAATCGTTCCGATACCATCCAGCGTTCCGGAACATCCCAGCTTCCTAACAGGAAAGGCTCGATATACCCGTATTGTTGCAGGTGGGAAAGACATTCTTCAAGATCCGACTTGATTCCAAAGGCGCTGGCATATCTTGCATCAGGCATTTTCTCCATGCATTTGCCAACAATGTCAGAGACAGATAGAGGGATAGCGGGAAACCTGCGATGTAAAGGCTCAGGTGTATCTGCAAGATGACGATATACAATATCAACAACATCATGAAGCTCAAAAGGGCGACGGCCTGAGAGACATTCATACATAATCACTCCAAGCGAATAAAAGTCAGAACGATAGTCCGGGTTCAACCCAGTTCGACCCGTTTGCTCTGGCGATATATAAGGGAGCAAGGCATCCGGTCGCCCGCTTAGGGGTGACAATGGACTGGTATCATTTTCAGTGGAGCACATTCGTATATCAATAAATTTTGTTTCAAAAGTAATTGGATTGACGATTAGATGAGCGGGGGTTAGTTCATTTAGTGTTATTTTCTCACGATGAATTTGCATAAGGCAATCGGCAACAGCGATAGCGATCCGAAGCAGCACTGGAAGCTCCAGTGAATCAGGCGTACGCAGTATCTGATCCAGCGTACGGCCCTCCATATCTTTTAAGAGAAGGACTGGCCGATCCGGCGTGATTTCCAGACTGTATGCCTCGATTGCTCCACGACCGCTAAGTTGCTTAAGCATGTCATACTCATAACGAAAAGCATCAACCATAGTAGATCCCGGGTACTCGCCTGCAGTTGTCTTGGCGATAACCCTAAGGCCATCTTCTTGACGTAGGAGTCTGTACAGCCTGATATCTGAGGTAGTCTCTATCAGATCTAAAGTTTGGTATCCTGGCAACTCAAACATGAACAGCACTCCCTAGTTACAATTAGGTAGACAGAATAAGCCATATCGCAAAGTAATTATACTCATTATATCATCTGATCCCGCCGTGCTACTCTATGTTATATCGAGCTCTACCATCAGTTGTTTGATATAACCTCCTAAAACTTTAGGAGGTGTCCCAAAAGCTATGAACTGGCTGCTGGGACACCTCCTCGTATATAATGCTAATGAACTATTTTACTCATAAGACATTTCATATTTCGTTAGCCCTATCGCGTTTGCATACAGTGCCGCCTGTGTCCGATCATTAACCTGCAGCTTCGCTAAAATCTGGCTGACATGCTTCTTCACCGTGAATTCACTGATAAAAAGACGTGAGGCAATCTCTCTGTTGCACGCACCTTGTCCAAGTTCAATCAGTACTTCCTTCTCTTTCGGCGTCAATTCATCCGTCGAACTACTGCCGTTAATACGCATCTTTTCTTCCATTAGACCAGGATCATAATACTTTCTCCCTTTGTGTACCAACTGGATAGCAAAGAGTAATTCCTCCGGCAATGCCTCTTTCAGGACATATCCATCCACCAGTACTTCTTCAGCCCTCAAGAAATCCTCTCTGCTCGCAGAGGAGGTCAACAGAATGAACTTACTGACTATGCCGTGAGCACGTGCTGTCTTAATAACATCCAATCCCGATTCATCCACAAGCTTAAGATCAATGAGTACAATATCTGGCTTTGTTTCTTTAATCACATCAAGCGCCTCTCGACCATTCGTAGCTTCGCCAGCAAATTGCAAATTCGGTTGCATTGAAATTACAGATGCCAGTCCTCTTCGAACTAAAGGATGATCATCAACAATGACGATTTTCACAGAAACATCTCCCTCTAAAATTCATGCATTCTTTCATTCTCTGAAGTAAATCCTCTTAGGATACCGTCCAATGAACATCTGCCCGTTTAGCGCCCTCCATCTTGAGCAAGATTTCTGACTTAAATCCAACAGCCCCTGCAAGTAAAAGATTAGGAAACGTACTTATCATCGTATTATAGCTTGTCACATTTTCATTATAGAAACGTCTACTAGCAGATAGATTTTCCTCTAAGATATTGATACTTTGTTGCAATTTGATATACCGATCGCTCGCCTTAAGCTCTGGATAATAGTCTGCCTGAATATTGATCGAATGAAGATACTTTTCCATCTCCACATATCTAGTCAGCTTCTCAACCGGAAAATGATGATCTCTTAAACCCTCACGCATTCTATGTACTATCGCCAACGTTTCTTGTTCATGTGTGGCATAAGAAATAACCATCTTCGCAACTTCTGTTAATGCCTCAAACCGATTTTGTAAATAAACTTCTATGGTAGCAAAAGATTCCTTCACACGATTACGCATGCTGACCAATCGAGTGTAAGCAGCCATTAAATAAACTCCGATTATAACCACGATGATCAATCCAATTCCTAACATCTGCATCACCTCTAGTGTATTTGATTGAATGGGCTGGAAGAGTTGGGCCATCTGATTCATTATAATTAAAAGACCTATGCGGTTATAGTGAGCGTTGTCATCACTTCTGTCATATTACAAAATGGATAATTTTATAATATAAGCATGAAAAAGGATTTTCATTAGAGTGCTACTGTTTCTCCAGATTCCCACATAATCTAAGGCAACCTAATTAACCAAGGATGTGTATGCCCGTGAGCAGTGCTGCAGAATCATCACGCTATTTAGAGAGACCCAATTTTCTTGTACTTCTCGTAGATGAGGAGCGATATGCCCCCATTTATGAAAACCCCGAAATTAGAGAATGGCGACGACAGAATCTAGTCACACAGCAATTATTAAAATCCCATAGCCTTGAGTTCCACAGACACTACATTGGAACTACCGCCTGCTGCCCCAGCCGGGCAACGCTGTTTACAGGTCACTATCCATCGCTCCATGGTGTCAGTCAGACCGTAGGAATTGCCAAAGAATCCTTTGATTCCAATATGTTTTGGCTGGATAGGAACACTGTACCTACAATGGGTGACTACTTCCGGGAAGCCGGTTACCAGACCCACTATAAAGGGAAGTGGCATATCTCCAATGAGGATATTATCATTCCCGGGACCCACGACAGCTTGCCCAGCTATCATTCGGTGACAGGCGTCCCTGACAGACATCTTGAAGAGATATATTTACGAGCGAATCGCTTAGACAACTTTGGTTTCTCTGGTTGGGTGGGTCCTGATCCGATTGGAAAAAACCCGCGAAACTCCGCTTCCTCTGCTGCTATCGGATTAAGTGGACGCGACAAGGTCTACGGAGCAGAAACCGTGCAACTCATTCAAGCGCTGGATCGCCAAAAAAACCAGAACAAAAATACTCCACCCTGGCTGCTCGTCTCTTCCCTTGTAAATCCACATGATATTGTTCTATACGGAGCCCTCACTGCACATTTACCTAATTTTAGGTTTGAGGTCGAGCCTATGCCTGCAGTTGCTCCCTCTCCGACGCAAAACGAATCGTTAGCTACCAAGCCGCGTTGCCAAGCCAGCTACCGGGACCTCTATCCAAAGGCTTTGCAGCCTATTATTGACCAACCTTTTTATCGCCAACTGTATTACCAGCTGCAAAAAAATGCTGACCAGCAAATGCTAAAGGTGTTTGAGGCTCTTACTCGTTCTTCTTTCTATGACAATACCATCGTCATCTTTACCTCCGATCATGGAGATTTATTAGGAGCTCATGGCGATCTTCATCAAAAATGGTACTCTGCTTACGAGGAATTTTTGCATGTCCCATTTCTCATCCATAATATACACTTGTTTCCCCAGTCTCAGAATATTCATGCCCTAACAAGCCATGTAGATCTAATTCCTACTATGCTGGGGCTTGCAAATGTGAACATCACAGACATTCAGAGCCGTATGCAAAATAGGTTCAGTGATGCCCGCCCCTTTGTGGGCCGCAACCTTGCACCTCAGATCCTTGGACACAGCCCATCCGCAATCGCTGATACGCCCGTATATTTCATGACCGACGATGATGTTACACGCGGCCAGCATCAAACCAATCCCTTGGGACAACCGTATTCTTCCGTCGTTCAGCCGAACCACATTGAGACGGTTCTAACGTATATTCATAGAAACGGTCGGAAAGAGCTGTGGAAGTTCTCGAGATATTTCGATAACCCTCAATTTTGGAGCCAACCCGGGGTACAGGATGTCACGCTTCAGCCTGTGGAAGGATCAACCGGTGAATTTACCACAAGGGTCAAAACAGAACCCGTACCTGAGGAATTTGAGCTCTATAACTTAACCGAAGACCCATTGGAGACTTACAACCTTGCTCACCCTACTCTGGCAACACAGCAGAGCAGAAGCATTCAGCAATGGATGAACCGTCTGCTTGCAGAGCAACGGAGCCAAAAGCGCTTAACGCCGACCCAGACAGCTACTAAATAAAAACAGGCGAATCATGGTTGAACACACCATAATTCGCCTGTTTTCTTTTGCCTATGGGATTTAATTGTTATCAATAAAAGAAATCAATTGCACGAGATTACCTGCAACTTGGTAAGTTAACCCCAGCATGTAAGTTCCCTTCTCCTCGTTCGATAGATCTATGGTGAATACATCCGGATTAGCTGCCCATTCATTCATATCAAACATGATTTCTTTAGATGTTCTAGTGTTTCTGACCCCAGCTGAATTAGGGATCACTTTACTACCATCGAGCCCTTTCACCGGATTGGTCAATTCAACCACAGGTCCCTTTAATTGTCCTACCTCTACCACTTGAGGGTCAGCCAATAAGCTTGTTAGTTTAGTTAACCCTTGTAATGGGGAGAAATCTGTAATTTCATTTCCAGTAATATCAAGTGTCTCTAGGTTCTTGGCGTACTGTAGCCCTTCCAAGGATCTAGCTCTTCCGGTCTCACTCGTTAACATTGTAAGGTTATACATATCACCTAATGTTAATTCTCCAGTTACACCTAAAGTGGTCTTGATCGAAGCACTTAAATACCGGTCTACAATAGTAATGACTTGCGTAAGATCTATTTCGGTCAGACCCTCTATTGCTTGTTGTAACGCTGCCACGACTGCATCTACTTCACTTTGTGTGACAGAAGGATTAGCCAATGCTGCTTCTGCACCCGAGAGGCTGGCCGTAAATGCCGCAATACTCTCAGGTGTGAAGCCTTCTAGAGAAATTGCTTTCGCCGCTGCAATGGCTTGTTCCAGATCTCCAGTGAATAGGTGATCTCCATTCGCGAAATGTAGTTTAGTTCCTCCCCAAGTAGCATGGTCAGATCCGTTGCCATTTCCGCCGTCTGTAACGACTAGTTTCAGCTCTTTTGCTCCGTTAATACCCAATTCGATGAATTTCTGCGGATCTCTGGAGCCCATAACGCCACTATCGAATTTCTTCTCTCCATCCACAAACACTTCAAAGCTCACCGAACCGACCGTACCATACATTTGTCGATCTACACCCACATAGGAAGTGAAGTAGTCCGCGTTCTTATCGCTTAGATCGTATACAATCGTCGAGTTGGAGTGCGCTCCAATCCCTCTTTCGTAGGACACTACTTGATTGCTCTCATCGGTTAATCTCAGCGTATTAGCACTAATAGATTTGTCCTTCAAAGGCGCAGTATAGCTGTTCTGAGTAGAATTCCAGTCGTAGTCCGTCAGATACGTAAAGTCCGTCATGTCTACTACGGCAATGGTTCTAGTCTTCGTGGTCGTATTTCCATCACTATCGGTTACAGTATAAGTGATCGGATACTTTCCAGCTCTATTGAATTTAACTTGATCTTGTCCTGAGACCTTCACTTGAGCCGTCAGGTCACCATCTTCCGAATCTATAGCCGAATAACTTTCATTAATATCAATCGCTTGGCCCACTTTGGTAGATACTGATTTAGCTATGGTAAGCTCTGGTGTACTGTTCAGAATCATAAACTTTGCATCCGCGAAATCGCCGTGATCTGAAGCATTTCCGTTGCCTGCATTATCTAACACCAATTTCAGTTCACTTACACCCTTCACAGGGATTTGAGCTAGTTTAGCTTCCGTGCCAAATTTCATCAGTCCGCTATTATACACTTCTACCCCATCGGCGAAAATTTTGAAGATCACACTGGAGTTGTTTTGCTCTGGGATATTTCTATCAACCCCTACATATGTTTCAAAATATTCGAAATTAGCACCCGCCAGATTATACACGATCTCGGAGTTAGCATGCGTTCCTAAACCCTTAGCGAACTCTTTGGTTACGCCATTTACAAGTAGTTTAATCGGATTGTTAGAGCTTGCCTTATCCTTACGAACAACATTGTAATCCGTTCTTGCCGACTGCCAAGCTATATCACTCAGATATTTACTAGCGCTGTATACAACGATCGTTCTGGTCTGTACCGCTGTATTGCCATCACGATCTGTAACTGACAGTTCTACGTTGTAAGTGCCTGTTTTACTTGAAGTGAACCCGTTCTTTTTTACTTCAACCGCTTCAATCAAATTACCATCTTCCGTATCAACGGCAGTAACATCGGTCAAAACATCAAATTCACTGTTCAATTTCACGAAGGTTGTCTCTTCCGGCACTGTGATGGTCGGCTTGCTTGAAGTATTCGTAAACTTTGCATCCGCCCATACCGTATGGTCTGAAGCATTGCCATCTGTAGCATCTGTGGTAACCAGCTTTACTTCGCGCGCGTCAGTCACTGGTATTTTTACAAATTCATGCTCTGTACCTGCCTGGAAAACATCACTCGAGAATTTCTTCTCTCCATCTATATACACTTCAAAGGTTGCAGAGGATGGTTTTCCTTTCATCGCTTGATCAATTCCGATGTAGCTTTCAAAGAAATCATAACCTTTACCCTCAATATCATAAACAACCTCAGAGTTCGCATGTACACCGATTCCCTTGGTATAGGTCGCAGCTAACCCTTGTCGAACAAGGGTTATGACTCCACCAGAGACGGCTTTGTCTTTCTTTAATTCACCCCAGCCAACAACGACTGACTTGGCATTAAGATCCGAAAGATAAGCATAGTCACTCGTTACCGTAACCTGTGTGGTCTTGGTTTCTGTAACCCCTTCGTTCTTCACTTCATATACCACTTCGTAGTCACCTTTTTGCGTTACATCGACGGTATTCGCTTTCAGGGTGACATTAGCAGTAATATCATTCCCTTGATAGTTAGTCGCTTTTACATAGTTCATCGGATCAAAGGGTTGATTTAGCTTTAACGTAATTTGATCTTCAACAGACAGCGCTGGCTTAAAGGCTTTAACCTGTACTGGCTTCAGTGGGTTCAGCTTCTTATCATAGCCAACAATCTTGTACGTATAATTGATGCTGCTGTCTACACTCTTGTCCACGAACTGATCAGTGCCTGTAAACCCTACTAACTTATCGTCTCTATACACTTCATATCCTAAGAAATCTTTCTTAAGATCCTTATTCATACTGAAGCTTAAGGTGTTTGATTTAGCAGTAGCGTTAGGCGTGATATTAACCTTAATCGCAACATTCTTATCTGCTATTCCTGTTCCCTCATAATGAACCACTGAATTGTTTAAATACCATAGCTTTTTCGGTGCTGGGTATTTAGCTAATTTCTCTTTCGTTTCAGGATTCACAGTGAAGCCATGTCTGGCAAAATAGCTACTTAAGTCTAACCCCAGCACTTCAGAGGAGAACTCCACCAAATACTGCTGCTTGGAATTGTCACCGTTCGGAAGGGAGACCTTCCGCTCGCGGTACATCCTTGTCAATTCTGTCCAGTATCCCGGATGCGCCAACTCCAACTGCCAATAGGCTCCCAGCTGAGCAAATAAGCCCTGCTGATTCATAACCACTTTATTTTCTTGGATCACATATTTATAAATATCACTTTCAAAAGGAATACGAGTATCCATCGAGTCCGCATGGACTGACATCAGCATAGACACCATATTATTGGTTACTTCGCCATATTCTCGTTCACCCATAGCCAAGCGATGCCCAATTTCATGATTCAATCCCCAGCCTGGATAGACTTTGTTAAAATCACCTAACATTGTCCCCACGGTTCCAAGTTGGATCCCTGTATGATCTCCCGCTGCATACATCGCACCATAAGGCTGCATCAATCGAATATTCTCACGAATTAGCTTGGCATCATGAATCACACTACTGCCATCCAAGCCATAGAAGTCAAAGATCGTCTTCATCCAAGTATCATAGCCGGTTACGGTGCCCAGCGGATCATTTCCTTCTGTAATAAACTTGTTATAAGCTTCTGTCGCAGTTCCTGTGAAAATAACATGCTCGCTGACCATTTCCACCACATCGATGAGCTTGCGATCTTGAACATTCGGATGCGCAGCTTTATCTTCATCTAATTTTTGCTTGTAGGTGGTTAGGAAGGCTTTAAATTGTTCAGGATCCATGGTCTTGGTCATCATAGGGATCTTTGTGAACCCTTCGAATCGGATCAGTGGTGCCTTCCCTTGTTCCTCAGCTGTATAGGGATTGACGATATACACTGTACCGCCCTTAGTCACTTCATGTGCATAATAACTATTCGTCGCAAATTCAGGAACGGTTATTGTGTTTTTACCTGGACGCAATTTCACGCTGCTAGCCCAAACGTTCCAAGCCGCCTCTTGTTGGGAAAATACTAAAGAAGGCAATTTATCGCTCGAAGCAGCATCTACATACACATTGATCGTATCTCCAGGCATTGCAACGAGCCCCGTAGGCTGGTTGTTCGTACCGAAACCAATTCTCAGGTTTTCTTGCGCATGCTTTTTCATATCACCACGTTGTTCGGCCTCAATAATGGTGCCTTCGGTTTGAACCTCTCCATTCACTAGCTTCTTAGCCAAATCCAAAGAATCTTTAAGGATGGGATAGAGCGGATGTACTTTTGCCGCTTCTTCTAATTGATTGATCGCTTCGACGCTATTATAAGCAGGAACAACCGCACTCATCGTTCCATCTGTAAACAAGCTTTTCATCTTAGCGGATACGGTATCCTCTTTATAAAAAGAAAATTCAGCCGCACTCGCCCAATCTTGGTTAGCTTTTTTGAAGACAAATTTAAGTCTCTTGAAGGCTGTGGGTGCAAACTGAATCTCTACAACGTCACCTGCTCCGCCTTTATATTCTCCAGAGGATACTAGCGTATAATCTCCTGCATCCGTAGTTGAGCCATAAATATCAAATTCCTGAGCAAACCCCTTCCCCTTTGCACTGGATTGTCTTGCAGCGTATACGATTCTATTTAATTCAGTGGACTCATTGAAAACAAAGACAACCTCATTCGTGAACGTTGAACTGTTCGGTTT contains the following coding sequences:
- a CDS encoding NPCBM/NEW2 domain-containing protein yields the protein MKKMIAIATSAAMLASFSSEAGYALASDVSKVSVVKTVVQSKAELLSNASVIPFDLYGKAILSAYNDVFRMNPANIKSITNNGGNYSGSPIAKAIDGDMSTHWETGKPNSSTFTNEVVFVFNESTELNRIVYAARQSSAKGKGFAQEFDIYGSTTDAGDYTLVSSGEYKGGAGDVVEIQFAPTAFKRLKFVFKKANQDWASAAEFSFYKEDTVSAKMKSLFTDGTMSAVVPAYNSVEAINQLEEAAKVHPLYPILKDSLDLAKKLVNGEVQTEGTIIEAEQRGDMKKHAQENLRIGFGTNNQPTGLVAMPGDTINVYVDAASSDKLPSLVFSQQEAAWNVWASSVKLRPGKNTITVPEFATNSYYAHEVTKGGTVYIVNPYTAEEQGKAPLIRFEGFTKIPMMTKTMDPEQFKAFLTTYKQKLDEDKAAHPNVQDRKLIDVVEMVSEHVIFTGTATEAYNKFITEGNDPLGTVTGYDTWMKTIFDFYGLDGSSVIHDAKLIRENIRLMQPYGAMYAAGDHTGIQLGTVGTMLGDFNKVYPGWGLNHEIGHRLAMGEREYGEVTNNMVSMLMSVHADSMDTRIPFESDIYKYVIQENKVVMNQQGLFAQLGAYWQLELAHPGYWTELTRMYRERKVSLPNGDNSKQQYLVEFSSEVLGLDLSSYFARHGFTVNPETKEKLAKYPAPKKLWYLNNSVVHYEGTGIADKNVAIKVNITPNATAKSNTLSFSMNKDLKKDFLGYEVYRDDKLVGFTGTDQFVDKSVDSSINYTYKIVGYDKKLNPLKPVQVKAFKPALSVEDQITLKLNQPFDPMNYVKATNYQGNDITANVTLKANTVDVTQKGDYEVVYEVKNEGVTETKTTQVTVTSDYAYLSDLNAKSVVVGWGELKKDKAVSGGVITLVRQGLAATYTKGIGVHANSEVVYDIEGKGYDFFESYIGIDQAMKGKPSSATFEVYIDGEKKFSSDVFQAGTEHEFVKIPVTDAREVKLVTTDATDGNASDHTVWADAKFTNTSSKPTITVPEETTFVKLNSEFDVLTDVTAVDTEDGNLIEAVEVKKNGFTSSKTGTYNVELSVTDRDGNTAVQTRTIVVYSASKYLSDIAWQSARTDYNVVRKDKASSNNPIKLLVNGVTKEFAKGLGTHANSEIVYNLAGANFEYFETYVGVDRNIPEQNNSSVIFKIFADGVEVYNSGLMKFGTEAKLAQIPVKGVSELKLVLDNAGNGNASDHGDFADAKFMILNSTPELTIAKSVSTKVGQAIDINESYSAIDSEDGDLTAQVKVSGQDQVKFNRAGKYPITYTVTDSDGNTTTKTRTIAVVDMTDFTYLTDYDWNSTQNSYTAPLKDKSISANTLRLTDESNQVVSYERGIGAHSNSTIVYDLSDKNADYFTSYVGVDRQMYGTVGSVSFEVFVDGEKKFDSGVMGSRDPQKFIELGINGAKELKLVVTDGGNGNGSDHATWGGTKLHFANGDHLFTGDLEQAIAAAKAISLEGFTPESIAAFTASLSGAEAALANPSVTQSEVDAVVAALQQAIEGLTEIDLTQVITIVDRYLSASIKTTLGVTGELTLGDMYNLTMLTSETGRARSLEGLQYAKNLETLDITGNEITDFSPLQGLTKLTSLLADPQVVEVGQLKGPVVELTNPVKGLDGSKVIPNSAGVRNTRTSKEIMFDMNEWAANPDVFTIDLSNEEKGTYMLGLTYQVAGNLVQLISFIDNN